A region from the Candidatus Tenderia electrophaga genome encodes:
- a CDS encoding glutamine-synthetase adenylyltransferase, with product MASENHPVALPQTALQSLPAALQESVTREWQSYCDAASDAAVRLAQDEALGAALAKVWACSDFVAKTCVRYPAMLAELVDNGHLQARCQPGYFAAQLARMLADVTDDNSLGVSLRRFRRREMVRIAWRDLAGWADLDETLRDLSALAAACVDEAIKCLHAWQCGEFGEPRGEDSGRAQHMVVLGMGKLGAGELNYSSDIDLIFAYPEEGKTEGGPKQLSNGEYFLRLGRRLITALDQRTPEGYVFRVDMRLRPFGDTGPLAISFAAMENYYQVHGREWERYAMIKAAVIAGDRAAGEELMEILRPFVYRRYLDYGSFESLREMKEMIAREVKRKGMEDDIKLGPGGIREVEFIGQAYQLIRGGRDRGLQIRPIQEVLSLLAQLDSLPRYVVETLKTAYVFLRRAENRLQAMADQQTHTLPNNDIDRQRLALAMGYEEWYAFERELRAQMAAVHDAFEQVFVAPQREQAAEQGSEFDAVWNGSASAAAAAELLQQQGYDQPEEALRILQRLREGAAFRSLSKRGHERLDRLMPLLLGAVAAEAQPAQVLARVVNLLEAIARRTAYLALLVENPMALSQLVQLCAASPWIARHLARYPILLDELLDARSLYAPLDRAGLEAELNQALAHLDDDLEQQMDALRHFKQANVLRVAAADVMGAFPLMMVSDHLTEIAEAVLGQVVRIAYDYLVQRHGRPQCNAAGPECELGFIVIGYGKLGGIELGYGSDLDLVFLHDDKALGLSTNGENSVDNSVFFARLGQRIIHIMTAHTPAGTLYEVDARLRPSGAAGMLVSSMEAFAGYQEKEAWTWEHQALVRARLVAGDGALAERFGAVRTRVLSRRRDAAQLQREVREMRDKMRANLAKKQPGMFDLKQDPGGIADIEFMVQYAVLRWAHKHPALLQWTDNVRLLQTLSDEGLLEIQDAQLLADAYRAYRSEVHRVALQEREAVVDEAPFAEWRRGVTRIWRDLLE from the coding sequence ATGGCTAGTGAAAACCACCCCGTGGCCCTGCCGCAGACCGCCTTACAGTCGTTGCCCGCCGCGCTGCAGGAGAGCGTGACGCGCGAGTGGCAGTCTTATTGTGATGCCGCGTCCGACGCCGCCGTGCGCCTGGCCCAGGATGAAGCCCTGGGCGCCGCCCTGGCCAAGGTCTGGGCCTGCAGCGATTTCGTCGCCAAGACCTGCGTGCGCTACCCGGCCATGCTCGCCGAGCTGGTTGACAACGGTCACTTGCAGGCGCGGTGCCAGCCCGGCTATTTCGCCGCACAACTGGCTCGGATGTTGGCTGACGTGACTGACGACAACAGCCTGGGCGTGAGCCTGCGCCGGTTTCGCCGGCGCGAAATGGTGCGTATCGCCTGGCGTGACCTGGCCGGCTGGGCCGACTTGGACGAGACCCTGCGCGATCTCTCCGCCCTGGCCGCCGCATGTGTGGACGAGGCGATAAAGTGCCTGCACGCTTGGCAGTGTGGTGAATTCGGTGAGCCCAGGGGCGAAGACAGCGGCCGTGCGCAGCACATGGTGGTGCTGGGCATGGGCAAGCTGGGCGCCGGCGAGCTGAATTATTCCTCCGATATCGATTTGATCTTCGCCTATCCGGAAGAAGGCAAGACCGAGGGTGGACCCAAGCAGCTGAGCAATGGCGAATATTTTCTGCGCCTGGGACGGCGTCTCATCACCGCCCTGGATCAGCGCACTCCCGAGGGCTATGTATTCCGCGTCGATATGCGCCTGCGGCCCTTCGGCGACACCGGGCCCTTGGCCATCAGCTTCGCTGCCATGGAAAACTATTACCAGGTGCACGGCCGCGAATGGGAGCGCTATGCCATGATCAAGGCGGCGGTGATCGCCGGTGACCGCGCCGCTGGCGAAGAATTGATGGAGATCCTGCGGCCCTTTGTCTATCGCCGCTATCTCGACTACGGCTCGTTCGAATCCCTGCGCGAAATGAAGGAGATGATCGCCCGCGAGGTCAAGCGCAAGGGTATGGAGGACGATATCAAGCTCGGCCCGGGCGGCATCCGCGAAGTGGAGTTTATCGGCCAGGCCTACCAGTTAATCCGCGGCGGCCGTGACCGCGGCCTGCAGATTCGTCCTATTCAGGAGGTGCTGAGCCTGCTGGCGCAATTGGATTCCCTGCCGCGCTACGTGGTGGAGACCTTGAAGACGGCCTATGTGTTTTTGCGCCGCGCCGAGAACCGGCTCCAGGCCATGGCCGACCAGCAGACCCATACCCTGCCGAATAACGATATCGATCGGCAACGCCTGGCGCTGGCCATGGGGTATGAGGAATGGTATGCCTTTGAGCGCGAACTGCGCGCGCAGATGGCCGCCGTGCACGACGCCTTCGAACAGGTGTTCGTGGCGCCGCAGCGCGAACAGGCCGCCGAGCAGGGGTCCGAGTTCGATGCCGTCTGGAACGGCTCGGCCAGCGCCGCGGCGGCGGCCGAATTGTTGCAGCAGCAGGGCTACGACCAGCCCGAGGAGGCCTTGCGCATATTGCAGCGGCTGCGCGAGGGGGCGGCGTTTCGCAGCCTGTCCAAACGCGGTCATGAACGTCTGGATCGCTTGATGCCGTTGTTGCTCGGCGCGGTGGCGGCAGAGGCGCAGCCGGCCCAGGTACTGGCGCGGGTGGTCAATCTGCTCGAGGCCATTGCGCGCCGCACCGCCTATTTGGCCCTGCTGGTGGAAAACCCCATGGCCTTGTCGCAGCTGGTGCAGCTGTGCGCCGCCAGCCCCTGGATCGCCCGTCATTTGGCCCGTTATCCCATTCTGCTGGACGAGCTACTCGACGCGCGCAGCCTGTATGCGCCGCTGGACCGCGCCGGTCTGGAGGCGGAGTTGAATCAGGCCCTGGCGCACCTGGACGACGATCTGGAACAGCAGATGGACGCCCTGCGCCATTTCAAGCAGGCCAATGTGCTGCGCGTGGCGGCCGCCGACGTGATGGGGGCCTTCCCGCTGATGATGGTGTCGGACCACCTCACCGAGATCGCCGAGGCGGTATTGGGGCAGGTGGTACGCATCGCCTACGATTACCTGGTGCAGCGCCACGGGCGCCCGCAGTGTAACGCAGCTGGACCCGAATGCGAGCTCGGCTTCATCGTCATCGGCTACGGCAAGCTGGGCGGTATCGAACTGGGGTACGGCTCCGATCTGGATTTGGTGTTTCTGCATGACGACAAGGCCCTGGGGCTGTCCACAAACGGCGAGAACAGCGTGGATAACAGCGTCTTTTTCGCCCGCCTGGGTCAGCGTATCATCCACATCATGACCGCCCACACCCCGGCCGGGACCCTCTACGAGGTGGACGCGCGACTGCGCCCCAGCGGCGCCGCCGGCATGTTGGTGAGCAGCATGGAGGCCTTTGCCGGTTATCAGGAAAAAGAGGCCTGGACCTGGGAACATCAGGCCCTGGTGCGGGCGCGCTTGGTGGCGGGCGACGGGGCGCTGGCCGAGCGCTTCGGGGCCGTGCGCACGCGCGTGTTGTCGCGGCGTCGCGATGCCGCCCAGTTGCAGCGCGAGGTGCGCGAGATGCGCGACAAGATGCGCGCCAACCTGGCCAAGAAGCAGCCCGGCATGTTCGATCTGAAGCAGGACCCGGGCGGCATCGCCGATATTGAATTCATGGTCCAATACGCCGTATTGCGCTGGGCCCACAAGCATCCGGCTCTGCTGCAGTGGACCGATAACGTGCGCCTGTTACAGACCTTGTCCGACGAAGGTCTGCTGGAGATTCAGGACGCCCAGCTGTTGGCCGACGCCTATCGCGCCTATCGTTCCGAGGTCCATCGCGTCGCCCTGCAGGAACGCGAGGCGGTGGTGGATGAGGCACCCTTTGCCGAATGGCGCCGGGGTGTCACGCGGATATGGCGCGATTTGCTAGAATAG
- a CDS encoding branched chain amino acid aminotransferase (catalyzes the transamination of the branched-chain amino acids to their respective alpha-keto acids), protein MSMADRDGVIWVDGELVPWREATVHVLTHTLHYGMGVFEGERVYNTDKGPAIFRLQEHTDRLFRSAHIMGMKIPYDKEAVNRAAIAVVRDNKLESGYIRPMAFYGAEGMGLRADNLQTHLIVAAWPWGTYMGEDNLRNGIKVRTSSYTRHHVNIMMCKSKTNANYVNSMMALQEALASGCDEALMLDSEGYVSEGSAENFFLVRERVIYTPELTSALDGITRNTVIQLAEELGYTIKEKRITRDEVYVADEAFFTGSAAEVTPIRELDGRIIGRGGRGPVTERLQSLYFDVVHGRSEAHMHWLTLIN, encoded by the coding sequence ATGAGTATGGCGGATCGGGACGGTGTCATCTGGGTCGACGGTGAGCTGGTTCCCTGGCGCGAGGCCACTGTCCATGTGCTGACCCACACCCTGCATTACGGCATGGGCGTGTTCGAGGGGGAGCGTGTCTATAACACCGACAAGGGGCCGGCGATTTTTCGCCTTCAGGAACACACCGACCGGCTGTTTCGTTCAGCCCACATCATGGGTATGAAAATACCCTACGATAAGGAAGCGGTGAATCGGGCCGCCATCGCCGTGGTGCGTGACAATAAACTCGAGTCCGGCTATATCCGTCCCATGGCGTTTTACGGCGCCGAGGGCATGGGGCTGCGCGCCGACAATCTTCAGACCCACTTGATCGTCGCCGCCTGGCCCTGGGGTACCTACATGGGTGAAGATAACCTGCGCAACGGCATCAAGGTGCGCACCTCTTCGTATACGCGCCATCACGTCAATATCATGATGTGCAAGTCCAAGACCAATGCCAATTACGTTAACTCCATGATGGCCCTGCAGGAGGCCTTGGCCTCGGGCTGCGACGAGGCGCTCATGCTCGATAGCGAAGGCTATGTTTCCGAGGGCAGTGCCGAGAATTTTTTCCTGGTGCGAGAGCGTGTGATCTATACACCGGAGCTGACCTCGGCGCTGGACGGCATTACCCGCAACACAGTGATTCAACTGGCCGAGGAACTGGGTTATACGATCAAGGAAAAACGCATCACCCGCGACGAGGTCTATGTCGCCGACGAGGCCTTTTTCACCGGCTCGGCCGCCGAGGTGACGCCGATCCGCGAACTGGATGGGCGCATCATCGGCCGCGGCGGCCGTGGCCCGGTGACCGAGCGTTTGCAAAGTCTCTATTTCGATGTGGTTCACGGACGTAGTGAAGCGCACATGCACTGGCTGACATTGATCAATTAA
- a CDS encoding lipid A export permease/ATP-binding protein MsbA (involved in the transport of lipid A across the inner membrane), producing MESDSKRLYRRLLGHTRPYWKTFAVSILATAVIGVSEPAIPAILGPMLDGSFVENDTDSALYYSILLVGLFFIRGVAQYASTTAMNWVGFKVVMDLREAMFRRLIDTPTEFYDRESAGGLLSKFTYDASQVNEATTTALVIIVRDSITIVGLLAFMLYTDWRLTLTFFVIIPLIALIVKIIARRQRHLSLSLMRRIGEMNTTLDEAIRAHKEIKLFGGQGQELSRFQQAVNWVRRFHMKFIVTSAASVPVVQLLSITALGVIINLAARQDPPMSVGTFVAFFGAMALLLSPIKRLTSVNEPLQRGMAAAQNVFALIDEAAEQDSGTLPLARATGKVEFSALSFRYPGAERDALEDINLTIQPGETVALVGQSGSGKSTLANLLPRFYQATRGRILIDDTNIQDIRLPDLRRNLSLVSQQVVLFNDTVAANIAYGSKCEASAAEITTAAEQAHAMEFINQLPEGLQSLCGQNGVRLSGGQRQRIAIARALLKDAPILILDEATSALDTESEQKVQQALEQLMQGRTTITIAHRLSTVQNADRIVVLDRGKIVETGTHEALLQQGGRYADLYRIQFAGQGEQSAP from the coding sequence ATGGAATCCGACAGCAAGCGACTCTACCGCCGGTTACTCGGCCACACCCGCCCCTATTGGAAAACCTTTGCCGTCTCCATTCTGGCCACCGCCGTGATCGGCGTCTCCGAGCCGGCCATTCCCGCCATCCTCGGCCCAATGCTGGACGGCAGCTTCGTAGAGAACGACACCGATTCGGCACTCTATTATTCGATCTTGCTGGTGGGACTGTTCTTCATCCGCGGAGTGGCCCAATACGCCAGCACCACCGCCATGAACTGGGTCGGCTTCAAGGTGGTGATGGACCTGCGCGAGGCCATGTTCCGCCGCCTCATCGACACACCGACCGAGTTCTACGACCGGGAAAGCGCCGGCGGCCTGCTGTCTAAATTCACCTACGACGCCAGCCAGGTCAACGAGGCCACCACGACGGCGCTGGTGATTATCGTGCGCGATTCCATCACCATCGTCGGCCTGCTGGCCTTCATGCTCTATACCGACTGGCGACTCACCCTCACCTTCTTCGTCATCATTCCGCTGATCGCCCTGATCGTCAAAATCATCGCCCGGCGGCAGCGCCACCTATCCTTGTCCTTGATGCGGCGCATCGGTGAGATGAACACCACCCTGGACGAGGCCATTCGCGCCCACAAGGAGATCAAGCTGTTCGGCGGCCAGGGGCAGGAGCTATCGCGCTTTCAACAAGCGGTCAACTGGGTACGGCGTTTTCACATGAAGTTCATCGTCACCTCCGCCGCCAGCGTCCCGGTGGTACAGCTACTGTCCATCACCGCCCTCGGGGTGATCATCAACCTGGCCGCCCGGCAGGACCCACCCATGTCGGTGGGCACCTTTGTCGCCTTTTTCGGCGCCATGGCGTTGTTGCTGTCGCCCATCAAACGCCTTACCAGTGTCAACGAACCGCTGCAACGGGGCATGGCGGCGGCGCAGAACGTGTTCGCCCTGATCGATGAAGCGGCAGAGCAGGACAGCGGCACACTACCCCTGGCGCGCGCCACGGGCAAAGTGGAATTCAGTGCGCTGAGCTTCCGCTATCCGGGCGCCGAACGCGACGCCCTGGAGGATATCAATCTCACTATCCAGCCCGGCGAAACAGTGGCCCTGGTGGGCCAGTCCGGCAGCGGCAAATCCACCCTGGCCAATCTGCTGCCGCGCTTTTATCAAGCGACCCGGGGCCGCATTCTGATCGACGATACCAACATCCAAGATATCAGGCTGCCCGACCTGCGCCGCAACCTCAGCCTGGTGAGCCAGCAGGTGGTGCTGTTCAACGACACCGTCGCCGCCAACATTGCCTATGGCAGCAAATGCGAGGCCAGCGCGGCCGAAATCACCACCGCGGCCGAACAGGCCCACGCCATGGAATTCATCAACCAGCTGCCCGAGGGGTTGCAAAGCCTGTGCGGCCAGAACGGCGTGCGCCTCTCCGGCGGTCAGCGCCAACGTATCGCCATCGCCCGCGCCCTGCTCAAGGACGCCCCCATTTTGATCCTGGACGAAGCCACCTCGGCGCTGGATACGGAATCGGAACAGAAGGTGCAGCAGGCCTTGGAGCAATTGATGCAGGGCCGCACCACCATCACTATCGCCCATCGCCTGTCCACCGTTCAAAACGCCGACCGCATCGTCGTGCTGGATCGGGGCAAAATTGTGGAGACCGGTACTCACGAAGCATTGTTGCAACAGGGAGGTCGTTATGCCGACCTGTACCGGATTCAGTTTGCAGGGCAGGGGGAGCAATCAGCGCCCTAA
- a CDS encoding bifunctional heptose 7-phosphate kinase/heptose 1-phosphate adenyltransferase (catalyzes the phosphorylation of D-glycero-D-manno-heptose 7-phosphate to form D,D-heptose-1,7-bisphosphate and catalyzes transfer of ADP to D-glycero-D-manno-heptose 1-phosphate forming ADP-D,D-heptose), protein MKIHIPNFERARVLVVGDLMLDRYWYGSTSRISPEAPVPVVHVGESEERPGGAGNVALNIAALGGHAEVLGLTGADEAAQALAQRLEAAAVRCHFETVAGQPTVTKLRVVSRHQQLIRLDFEDGFHAVDSGILQSRYEALLAEVDAVVLSDYGKGTLSGVGQLIAAARRAGKPVLIDPKGNDYSIYRGATLITPNLSEFESVVGHCKTDEELVARGETLLQDVQLDALLVTRSEKGMTLIRKDHAALHLPTRAQEVFDVTGAGDTVISALATSLAAGMDLAEATALANLAAGVVVGKLGTATATVPELRRAIREHDEIESGEVDEDQLLALVQDARAHGETVVMTNGCFDILHAGHVAYLQQARRLGDRLVVAVNDDASVKRLKGPGRPVNALAQRMAVLAALANVDWVVPFSDDTPERLICKVRPDVLVKGGDYKPEQIAGGDCVIANGGEVVVLDYVEGCSTTNIIDVIRAE, encoded by the coding sequence ATGAAAATCCATATCCCCAATTTCGAGCGCGCCCGGGTGTTGGTGGTGGGCGACCTGATGCTGGACCGCTATTGGTACGGCAGCACTTCGCGCATCTCGCCCGAGGCGCCGGTGCCGGTGGTGCATGTGGGCGAATCCGAGGAGCGCCCCGGCGGCGCCGGCAACGTGGCGTTGAATATCGCCGCCCTGGGCGGTCACGCCGAGGTGCTGGGGCTGACCGGCGCCGACGAGGCGGCCCAGGCCCTGGCTCAGCGGCTCGAGGCGGCGGCGGTGCGCTGCCATTTCGAAACCGTGGCCGGTCAGCCCACGGTGACCAAGTTGCGCGTGGTCAGTCGTCACCAGCAATTGATCCGGCTCGATTTCGAGGACGGCTTTCACGCCGTCGACAGCGGCATCCTGCAGTCACGCTACGAAGCGCTGCTGGCTGAGGTTGACGCCGTGGTGTTATCCGATTACGGCAAGGGCACCCTGAGCGGGGTGGGGCAGTTGATCGCCGCCGCGCGCCGGGCCGGCAAGCCGGTGCTGATCGATCCCAAGGGCAATGACTATTCCATTTATCGCGGCGCCACTCTGATTACGCCCAACCTGTCTGAGTTTGAATCGGTGGTGGGCCACTGCAAGACCGACGAGGAACTGGTGGCCCGCGGCGAGACCTTGCTGCAAGACGTGCAGCTTGACGCCCTGTTGGTCACCCGTAGTGAAAAGGGCATGACCCTGATCCGTAAGGATCACGCGGCGCTGCATCTGCCCACCCGCGCGCAAGAGGTCTTCGACGTCACCGGCGCCGGAGATACGGTGATCTCGGCCTTGGCCACCTCGCTGGCGGCCGGTATGGATCTGGCCGAGGCCACGGCGTTGGCCAATCTGGCCGCGGGTGTGGTGGTGGGCAAGCTGGGCACCGCCACGGCCACGGTGCCCGAGCTGCGCCGCGCCATCCGCGAACACGATGAGATCGAGAGCGGCGAGGTGGACGAAGATCAACTGCTTGCCCTGGTGCAGGATGCCCGGGCCCATGGCGAGACGGTGGTGATGACCAACGGCTGTTTCGATATTCTGCACGCCGGTCACGTGGCCTACCTGCAGCAGGCGCGCCGTCTCGGTGATCGCTTGGTGGTGGCGGTCAACGACGACGCCTCGGTGAAACGGCTCAAAGGACCGGGGCGCCCCGTCAACGCCCTGGCGCAGCGCATGGCGGTATTGGCGGCCCTGGCCAATGTGGACTGGGTCGTGCCCTTTTCCGACGATACGCCGGAGCGGCTGATTTGCAAGGTCAGGCCCGACGTTCTGGTCAAGGGGGGCGATTACAAGCCAGAGCAGATCGCCGGGGGCGATTGTGTCATCGCCAACGGCGGTGAGGTGGTTGTATTGGATTATGTCGAGGGCTGTTCCACGACTAATATCATAGATGTGATTCGCGCTGAATAA
- a CDS encoding ADP-L-glycero-D-mannoheptose-6-epimerase — MIVVTGGAGFIGSNIVKGLNQRGRSDILVVDDLKDGTKFKNIADCDIADYMDKDDFLARIESKAGFSAPIEVIFHNGACSATTEWDGRFMMRINYDYSKALLHYCLAHDIQYLYASSASVYGAGPVFKESLEYEEPLNVYGYSKFQFDQYVRRLLPEAKSQVAGFRYFNVYGPREQHKGSMASVAFHLNNQLHDTGKVRLFAGCDGYGDGEQRRDFIYVGDVVAVNLWFWDNPDSSGVFNLGTGRSQSFNDVANAVLNYHGRGELEYIPFPDHLKGRYQSFTEADMTALRAAGYDAPFKTVEEGVTAYMRWLNEGK, encoded by the coding sequence ATGATTGTAGTGACAGGCGGCGCCGGTTTTATCGGCAGCAATATCGTCAAGGGGCTGAATCAACGCGGCCGCAGCGATATCCTGGTGGTGGACGATCTCAAGGACGGCACCAAGTTCAAGAACATCGCCGATTGCGATATTGCCGACTACATGGACAAAGATGACTTCCTGGCCAGGATCGAGAGCAAGGCCGGCTTCAGCGCGCCCATCGAGGTGATCTTCCACAACGGCGCCTGCTCCGCCACCACCGAGTGGGACGGGCGCTTCATGATGCGCATCAACTACGATTACTCCAAGGCACTGCTGCATTATTGCCTGGCGCATGACATCCAATATCTCTATGCCTCCTCGGCCTCGGTATACGGCGCCGGACCGGTATTCAAGGAATCGCTTGAGTATGAAGAGCCGCTCAACGTCTACGGCTATTCCAAGTTCCAGTTCGATCAATATGTGCGCCGCCTGTTGCCCGAGGCCAAGAGTCAGGTGGCGGGATTTCGTTATTTCAATGTCTACGGCCCGCGCGAACAGCACAAGGGCAGCATGGCCAGCGTCGCCTTTCATCTGAACAATCAATTGCACGACACCGGCAAGGTGCGGCTGTTCGCGGGTTGCGACGGCTACGGCGACGGTGAGCAGCGCCGCGATTTTATCTATGTGGGCGATGTGGTGGCGGTCAATCTGTGGTTCTGGGATAACCCGGACAGCTCCGGTGTCTTTAATCTGGGCACCGGGCGCAGCCAGAGTTTCAACGATGTAGCCAATGCAGTGTTGAACTACCACGGCCGCGGCGAGTTGGAGTACATCCCCTTTCCCGATCACCTCAAGGGGCGCTATCAGAGTTTCACCGAGGCGGATATGACTGCCCTGCGGGCAGCCGGTTATGACGCACCCTTCAAGACGGTGGAAGAGGGAGTCACTGCGTACATGCGCTGGCTCAATGAGGGCAAGTAG
- a CDS encoding ADP-heptose--LPS heptosyltransferase yields the protein MHKVLIVGPAWVGDMVMAQGLYKTLCRRYSGVVIDVLAPAWSGPLLQRMPEVRRHVELPLGHGQFGLGARVRLGRALRGERYDQAIIIPRSFKTALPPFFAAIPRRTGYKGEMRYGLINDMRPLDKSVLTQTVQRYVALGMDADTELPPAEIPQPRLDVDIQNQQRLMDEFKLSRDRPIVGFMPGAEYGPAKRWPPESFARLAQRIIDSGRQVWLFGSDKDEAICDDIATEVDRVEVVNLAGRTRLVDAIDLIAAVDMAVTNDSGLMHIAAATGVEVIAIYGSSSPAYTPPLTEQAQVVYLNLDCSPCFERECPLGHYRCLRDIAVERVFSHLEGRRCQQ from the coding sequence ATGCATAAGGTACTGATTGTCGGGCCGGCCTGGGTCGGCGACATGGTGATGGCGCAGGGTCTCTATAAGACCTTGTGTAGGCGTTACTCCGGTGTCGTTATCGATGTGCTGGCGCCGGCTTGGTCGGGCCCCCTGCTCCAGCGCATGCCCGAGGTGCGGCGCCATGTCGAGCTGCCGCTGGGGCATGGCCAATTCGGCCTGGGCGCGCGCGTTCGTCTCGGCCGGGCGCTGCGTGGTGAGCGTTACGATCAGGCCATTATCATCCCGCGCTCCTTCAAGACTGCGTTGCCTCCTTTCTTTGCCGCTATTCCCCGGCGCACCGGCTACAAGGGTGAGATGCGCTACGGCCTGATCAATGACATGCGGCCGCTGGATAAATCCGTGCTCACCCAAACCGTGCAGCGCTATGTGGCCTTGGGTATGGACGCGGATACCGAATTGCCGCCCGCGGAGATTCCGCAGCCTAGACTGGACGTCGATATTCAGAACCAGCAGCGTTTGATGGATGAATTTAAGTTGTCCCGCGACAGGCCGATTGTGGGGTTTATGCCGGGGGCGGAGTACGGTCCGGCCAAACGCTGGCCGCCGGAGAGCTTTGCCCGGCTGGCGCAGCGCATCATCGACAGCGGCAGACAGGTGTGGTTATTCGGTTCGGACAAAGATGAGGCGATCTGCGATGATATCGCCACCGAGGTGGATCGGGTCGAGGTGGTCAATCTGGCGGGTCGGACTCGCTTGGTAGATGCCATTGATCTAATTGCTGCGGTGGATATGGCGGTGACCAATGATTCTGGTTTGATGCATATCGCGGCGGCCACAGGGGTGGAGGTTATCGCCATCTATGGGTCGTCGTCGCCCGCCTATACGCCGCCGCTGACCGAACAGGCCCAAGTGGTCTATCTGAATCTGGACTGCAGTCCCTGTTTCGAGCGTGAATGCCCATTAGGCCATTACCGCTGCTTGCGGGACATTGCCGTGGAAAGGGTGTTTAGTCATTTAGAGGGGCGCAGGTGTCAGCAATAA
- a CDS encoding glycosyltransferase, translating into MPTLSIVMIVKDEAENLPDCLNTVEWADEIVILDAGSEDSTLDIARRYTDKVYVDADWQGFGVQRQRAQAKASGDWIFMLDADERVTQALRTSIEATVAADERDVVYAVARLSWVFGRFIRHSGWYPDYVPRLYARERAGYRADRVHEKLVLSEGMQESVLSGDLLHYTYRDLNHYLIKSAHYAAAWAQQRQEHGKRASLSQGLFHGIGCFVKMYLLRAGFLDGRQGLLLALLSAHSTFAKYADLWVRSQSTAEAD; encoded by the coding sequence ATGCCAACGCTGTCCATTGTGATGATAGTCAAAGATGAGGCTGAGAATCTTCCCGACTGTTTGAATACGGTGGAATGGGCTGATGAGATCGTTATATTGGACGCGGGTAGCGAGGATTCCACCCTCGACATCGCAAGGCGTTACACCGACAAGGTGTATGTCGATGCGGATTGGCAAGGATTTGGTGTCCAGCGCCAGCGTGCCCAAGCCAAGGCAAGCGGAGACTGGATATTCATGCTCGATGCCGACGAGCGAGTGACGCAGGCGCTAAGGACCAGTATTGAAGCGACTGTTGCGGCTGATGAGCGCGACGTGGTGTATGCAGTGGCACGCCTGTCTTGGGTCTTTGGTCGCTTTATCCGCCATAGTGGTTGGTATCCGGATTATGTGCCGCGCCTGTATGCGCGTGAGCGTGCCGGTTATCGTGCCGACCGGGTCCACGAAAAGCTGGTCCTCTCCGAGGGGATGCAGGAATCCGTGCTCAGTGGTGATTTGTTGCATTACACTTATCGTGATCTGAATCATTATCTCATTAAGTCCGCCCATTATGCCGCGGCCTGGGCACAGCAGCGCCAGGAGCATGGCAAGCGGGCGAGCTTGTCTCAGGGCCTTTTCCATGGCATCGGCTGTTTCGTGAAGATGTATCTGCTGCGTGCCGGTTTTCTCGATGGGCGACAAGGACTGCTGCTGGCCCTGCTTTCGGCCCATTCCACCTTTGCCAAATACGCCGATCTGTGGGTACGCAGCCAGTCCACCGCGGAGGCCGATTGA